The following proteins are co-located in the Malus sylvestris chromosome 13, drMalSylv7.2, whole genome shotgun sequence genome:
- the LOC126595232 gene encoding MATH domain and coiled-coil domain-containing protein At1g31390-like, with product MMRYSGFDKLITLTSFTNPSNGYVIDDNCVSGAEVFVCKERRASKGESISMIKNAVMCKHVWKVEKFSELGTEYCESEPFNAGERKWKIVLNAKGYGTGTGTHISLYLELGDPKTLPRISLFSELSDPKKLAGSKVFAEFSLRIVDQMHAKLECFKACNGFLVKDACIVEAEVTVHGTATIL from the exons ATGATGCGTTATTCGGGATTTGATAAGCTTATCACTCTTACATCGTTTACTAATCCTTCGAACGGATATGTCATTGATGATAATTGTGTGAGTGGAGCTGAGGTCTTTGTTTGTAAAGAAAGAAGAGCTAGCAAAGGAGAGTCAATATCGATGATCAAGAATGCTGTTATGTGCAAGCATGTCTGGAAGGTTGAGAAATTTTCAGAGTTAGGTACTGAATACTGCGAATCAGAGCCATTCAATGCCGGAGAACGGAAATG GAAGATAGTGCTCAATGCCAAGGGATATGGCACTGGAACGGGTACtcatatttctctttacttggaATTGGGTGATCCAAAAACACTTCCTCGTATTTCTCTTTTCTCGGAATTGAGTGATCCAAAAAAACTTGCTGGTTCCAAAGTATTTGCAGAGTTTTCACTGCGCATTGTAGATCAAATGCATGCCAAACTTGAGTGTTTTAAG GCATGTAATGGGTTTTTGGTGAAGGATGCTTGCATAGTGGAGGCAGAGGTCACTGTCCATGGAACTGCAACTATACTGTAG